One window of Phoenix dactylifera cultivar Barhee BC4 chromosome 5, palm_55x_up_171113_PBpolish2nd_filt_p, whole genome shotgun sequence genomic DNA carries:
- the LOC103722633 gene encoding uncharacterized protein LOC103722633, giving the protein MPKSSSPSPIITPMNPIIKTHPQTLTLTPPPPQPPTLNPNPPSQEHDDSDDDLLRLQSYPQSLLMDEEDDLEPNPHRDLTLNPPQSSNPSSDESPFSSVLLRDPDDDDEEEEEEEAADEEDDEIDGNQDRKPALNALPGSSTAPAPAPAPGPAPAPGPAADPPVPPAPYIDPSPHISSQFYTFNRDSHALMVRCILEGRLATPDEIRGATPAPVLKSWRSVWKDRNEDTAYLTAWKRIQDKLAAHLDSTPGSLPALFFKNNPAQRVSHVDQWQDIVATAHADPDFLRHLGLKETVDRIKQSWTVGAKFYGIPESFIRVCVASCPVCTSASSAMSQGGVSAAARSKRRRFEYTESFDVPAKDVPRRLQQLAAKHKVVLCIRQKYIRYKPFMAEVKDYACHRAGEPSSASASSKKARVLKREPYQSKRCGCGFRIRAIVPIANYNEKDKTFVYQEEGTAVFKLYAVHSGHEPGPLDGNARIMHRVVGHRGSFDLDPADYGVRDDAEPESFSNLIGKDHSGDLHHMVLQQLQELRVEAGLLEGKIAKMPLEMLGSLSRELFDILHRLRSVAGTQHAEEALVAGDEEVGQWGHDGNHHLDRHDRIFGKDAEMINEEDNDFDSTLGAIVPWDRMSAECQDRKLLMRESLKPDKWMMKEDCGDFDEKSILNCGEDADSKLIKPLRHDGTIVQDPNLVGIQADGFYPDVAKWYDSPSSLDPGADSVDSGFRHGGIV; this is encoded by the coding sequence ATGCCGAAATCATCATCACCGTCACCTATCATCACCCCCATGAACCCCATCATCAAAAcccacccccaaaccctaaccctaaccccacCACCACCCCAACCTCCAACCCTAAACCCCAACCCCCCTTCCCAAGAGCACGACGACAGCGACGACGATCTCCTGCGCCTCCAATCGTACCCCCAATCCCTCCTCATGGACGAGGAGGATGATCTCGAGCCCAACCCCCACCGCGACCTAACCCTCAATCCCCCGCAGTCCTCCAACCCTAGTTCGGACGAATCCCCCTTCTCCTCCGTACTCTTACGCGAtcccgacgacgacgacgaggaggaggaggaggaagaggctgcCGACGAGGAGGACGACGAGATCGATGGCAACCAAGACCGGAAGCCCGCCCTCAACGCCCTCCCCGGGTCCTCCACTGCTCCCGCTCCCGCTCCCGCTCCCGGCCCCGCCCCCGCCCCCGGCCCCGCCGCCGACCCCCCCGTCCCCCCAGCCCCCTATATCGACCCGTCCCCCCACATCTCCTCCCAGTTCTACACCTTCAACCGTGACTCCCATGCCTTAATGGTGCGCTGCATCCTGGAGGGCCGGCTCGCGACTCCGGACGAGATCCGCGGCGCCACCCCCGCCCCCGTCCTCAAGTCGTGGCGCTCCGTGTGGAAGGACCGCAACGAGGACACCGCTTACCTGACGGCTTGGAAGCGCATCCAGGACAAGCTCGCGGCCCATCTCGACTCCACCCCAGGCTCCCTCCCTGCCCTCTTCTTCAAGAACAACCCCGCCCAGCGCGTCTCTCATGTCGACCAGTGGCAGGATATTGTCGCCACTGCGCATGCTGACCCTGACTTCCTCCGCCACCTTGGCCTCAAGGAGACTGTCGACCGCATCAAGCAGTCCTGGACCGTGGGCGCCAAGTTCTATGGTATTCCCGAGTCATTCATCCGGGTCTGTGTCGCTTCCTGCCCCGTCTGCACCTCTGCTTCCTCTGCCATGTCCCAAGGTGGTGTTTCTGCCGCTGCCCGCTCCAAGCGCCGGCGGTTCGAGTACACCGAGTCCTTTGATGTGCCTGCGAAGGATGTGCCTCGCCGGCTCCAGCAGCTCGCGGCTAAGCACAAGGTGGTTCTTTGCATCCGCCAGAAGTACATCCGGTACAAGCCCTTCATGGCAGAGGTGAAAGACTATGCCTGCCACCGAGCTGGGGAGCCATCCTCGGCCTCTGCTTCCTCCAAGAAGGCCAGGGTCTTGAAGAGGGAGCCTTACCAGTCCAAGCGATGTGGGTGTGGGTTCAGAATCCGGGCTATTGTTCCTATCGCCAACTACAATGAGAAAGACAAGACCTTTGTGTACCAGGAGGAGGGCACTGCAGTGTTCAAGCTGTATGCTGTGCACTCTGGGCATGAGCCTGGCCCGCTCGATGGGAATGCCAGGATCATGCACCGGGTAGTTGGGCACAGGGGGAGTTTCGACCTTGACCCAGCAGACTACGGGGTCAGGGACGATGCTGAGCCTGAATCATTCAGTAACCTTATAGGGAAGGATCACAGTGGGGATCTCCACCACATGGTGCTGCAGCAGCTCCAGGAGCTCAGGGTGGAGGCTGGGTTGCTGGAGGGGAAGATTGCTAAAATGCCACTGGAGATGCTGGGTTCTCTGTCACGTGAGCTGTTCGATATTCTTCACAGGCTGAGAAGTGTGGCTGGAACTCAACACGCAGAGGAGGCTCTGGTAGCAGGAGATGAGGAGGTTGGGCAGTGGGGTCATGATGGCAACCATCACCTTGACAGGCATGATAGGATTTTTGGTAAGGATGCAGAGATGATTAATGAGGAGGACAATGATTTTGATTCAACTCTTGGGGCCATTGTCCCATGGGACAGGATGTCGGCAGAGTGCCAGGATAGGAAGCTGCTTATGAGGGAAAGCTTGAAGCCAGACAAGTGGATGATGAAGGAGGATTGTGGCGACTTTGATGAGAAGAGCATTCTGAATTGTGGTGAGGATGCGGACTCCAAGCTGATAAAACCCTTAAGGCATGATGGGACCATTGTGCAGGACCCGAATCTGGTAGGGATACAGGCGGATGGATTCTATCCTGATGTTGCGAAGTGGTATGATTCGCCGAGCAGCTTGGATCCTGGTGCAGATTCTGTGGATAGTGGATTTAGGCATGGAGGAATTGTATGA